TCATTACTAGGTCTACAGCTATCAAGGCCCAGCTCCACGCGAGACttggagcacactgccagagAGAAGGGGGACCAGTAACTCCTCATCCTTAGGCACTGGGAGATCTGGTCTGGATCAGGTGACATAAGACTGCCACCAGAAGCCTCGGTGGATAGGCTCTTATACTGATACCATGATCCTGACCATACCAACTGCGCTGAAGGTCAACGGAATCAAAACCTGGGTCCACACTTCACATGTAAAAGCTGCCTTCTCACCCCCGAAGACAAACGACACTGACCAGTGGTGTGTCCGGACAATGGGAGATGACCCCCTCAAGATAAGACTGAAGAAAGTGACTTAAAGGAACCATGGGAAGGACCTGggttattttctgtttctgcatGCTCATGCTCAGAGTGACAGCTGTGGAGCGAGCTCCTTAAGTGCCCAGTTTTAGAACTGGTACTTTCTGATACTGAGACAGGTAGAATTAATCTTGATCTGTGCCAATTATGGCCCATGATGTGACGTGTGTTTTTTTCCAAGACCTGCTGAGCATCTTGTAACCAAAACTATAGAGTGGACTCCCAGCAATTATACCACAGGTCGTCTAGAAGAGCCCCTACACTGGGGACCCAACAATACTTGGTTTGCTTGCACGTAACCTCTTGCTTATCCCCTTCCTACTTTGCAATTCTAGCCCTCCGGAATTGTGTTTAATGGTAAAGATTGTGCTACAGGTATTGTTATAGAGGGGGAACTGGAAAAGTCTACTTGTCACCCTGATCCCATTCCACATGGGATCCCTAGTGCTCCTTCTTTTGCTTCTGACTGGGCCCCTGCATCCTGAATACGTTGGTGTCTTTTGTTAAAGATAGGATAAACATGGTTCATCTGGTGGGacttagttattttatttatcaggAGTTAACACAGGGCCAGCGGGAAGATTGGGTGAACCCCATAAATGGGTCAATATATGAGGAAGATTCCTCATATGAACTAAAGAAAAAGTGGAgaaatgaagggctggagtgaggcaGAACAGAAGCCATGACAGGCTGCACTTCAGCAAAGCAAGCAGCAGGCCAACATTTCTGTTGCTCGAAGACCTGTGTTCCTGTTTCTCCAAAAGTTTGTGGTTAGAGTTACTGGGAAGAcacaaccccccgcccccgcccgcccttgCCCCCCATCCCTACCTGCTCACATTAACCAGTAAGCGACACATCCTGTTGTCTTGTCCTGCAGCCTGTTACTGGAAAAAACCACAAAGCATAACCGTTGGCGCCCGCTAGCTATGCTTACATGATCAAAGTTGGCACCTGCTAAGCATGATTATGTGATTAAAGGTATAAAAACCTGCTGTAATCAGGGCTCGGGTCCtagtcaagactccactgcattggatgagacttggacccaaGCTCGAGCTAGCAACAAaggtcctttgcttttgcattctcacATGTGGTCTCTCTGCAAACAGGAAGCCCTAAACCCGGTACAACAGGAGGTGTCCTAGAGAATCAGATGTTCTGGAGAGACCCAGCCAGTTGTGATTTAAAGTAGCGCTCTGGGAAGGTGATAGTGGccatgggattggtgttgaaatattgaatgcctataccAAATCATCATaagcaactttataaatcacagtgtttaaatcaagtgtgtgtgtgggggaaattAAGTAGCCCTTGGGTCTTTCTGGTACAATCTGAAGTTGGGAATTTTCTGATAAAATAATGACATATTTGCTGTTGATTCCCAAATATTTGTCATTAGTCCTGAATTCAACTTCCCTTAGATATATTTCAAACTGGAGTGCTCTGTAGAATGTTCACatgtaagaaaacaaaattctgtgGTCAAAGGGTTAATGTGgcatttttgtaaaataatttaattgctGAGATCTATTTCAAGGAGTTTCTGGAAACCACAACAGAATACTTGCTGCTAGCCGGCTTCCTGGGATGCAGAGCAATTGGCGAGAATCATTAGCATGCTCAGAGGTACAGTAATGACTTCCTGGTGCCCCAGTCCCTCAGCTCTCACACCTCTCCCTGCCACTGAGTTCAAGTTTTGCCACCTGCTGGCCAGGCTGAACACCACTTTCTGAACTAACACAGGTTGTTGCAGATGGTGCCTTCTCCTAGTTACACTGGGCTCATATTGGAGTTATGAGTTCCTCGTGTCCCATATCCAATCATCCCCTGAGTCTCAGAGCTTTGAAAGCTCTGTTGTGACTTATCATCAGGAAGATGTAGGAGATGATAGCTTTAGGGGAACCAGATGAAATACCCACAATTCCAGCTGATGACAtagggggacagagagacagtactgtggcatagcacttaccttgcacgcagctgacctaaattcaatccccaacaccccctgtgatcccctgagctcttccaggagtgatccctgagagcaaagtcgggagtaagccctaagcgctCTCAGggtgggccccaaaaccaaaacaaacaaataaaaaccagcGGATGGCACAAAGGAAAATTCCCAGGTGGAAGCAAATAACGCCAGGGCTAATTGTAGGCCCCTGGGTGATGTGTGGCGAAGGAAGCAGGTACTGAACCTGAACCCCAAGAAGGGACCAAGTTCTGAGCAGGCCTGTCTGGTATGGACTGAGAAGGGGAGTAAGGGATCAGATCGGGCACTGGGGTTAAGAGAAAAACAGAACGTTCTGTTTGTTTGGgcaccatacccagtgatgccggggactttctcctggctctgagctcagggatcattccaggcaaggtgagggagaccatatgtggtgccagagatcaagcccaggccagtcacatgcagGCTGCACTACCTCCCGGGGCTCTTTGTTTCTAAAGGCAAAAAGCATGGTGAAGAGCTGGCTCCCACACCCTAAGGTGGCAGGACTTGGCGGTGATGGGGTTAACAGGACTGAGGGACTGGCCACGGGACCAGTCACTGCTGGACCATAGTTAGCAGTCCCTGCTGAACAGAGTGACTCTCATGCTCCACCCCAACGCTCACCCAAGTCACATTGTTTACAATCTTTGTATCTCTTTAAGCATTTTTTTGCTCAGGAAAAgtgccccctcctttttttttgttttgttttggtgccacacccagcagtgctcaggtgctattcctggctctgcagctagggatcactcttggcaatgcttgaggaaccatatgggatgccagaaactgaacccaggttgatcatgtgcaaggcaaataccatacccaCTACTATTCCTCTGGTTCCAAAGTGCCTTTTTTTGTGCAGAAAAAACCTGCAtgtattagtgtgtgtgtgtgtgtgtgtgtgtgtgtgtgtgttactataGAGGCACCGGCCCCACCATTGAGCCACATTCATGACTTTTAcagtttcatttttagaaaatgctagaaggggccggagcgatagtacagcaggtagggcgtttgccttgcaagcggttgacctgggttcaatccctggcatcccatatggtcccccaaccaccggcaagagtaactcctgagtgtagagtcaggaataactcctgagcattgctgggtgtgattaaaaaaaaaaaagcaaaaaatgctaGAAGGGGCTggaactacacccagcagtgctcagggcttacttttgcccctgtgctcaggggtcatcctggcagtgttcggaggaccatatatggtaacagggattgaaccagtgttagtcaggtacaaggcaagccccttaactcctgtactatttcttggccagtatattcttttaaaaatgatataactctccatggcgtattcgatatgccaaacacagtaacaatgatgggtctcattcccctgaccctgaaagagcctccaaatgtggcaccgctgggtaaaatgagtaaagataggctgctaaaatctcagggctaggacgaatggagacgttactggtgcccactcgagaaaattgatgatcaatgggatgacagtgatacagtgatatttcctaTCTCcacataaaattgaaaatgtttttgataTTTGCACCCTTTTTCAGAGGTCAGAAAAAGGAGTTGCAGAGCTGTGGCAGGCCTGGCTTGGAAACCAcagcggggtggggagaggggagagggaaagggcaTTGCTCAAGATCAGAGTGCCACAGGTAGGGGCAGAACCGAGTGGTCACTGTGCTCCCCAGCTTGTGTCCAggccagggatgctgggaacatcgGCACCCAAAAGGCTCCAGCCTCAGCCTCTGCCAACCCCTCTAGGGTGACGGCTCATTTGCAGGTGCCATTCTTGGTTCACCAGAGCCCTGCTCTGGCCTCTCTTCTTTCTGGAAGGTGGGGCTTCTGCACTCTCTTTTACCCTTGCTCCCTGCCTGGCCATTTTCACTCCATGTCACTCTTTAGTCCATGCTGGCTGGTGGCTCAGGACAGGTATCTCTGACTGTTGCTTATTTTGCCCCTAGCTGTCAGCTGTGACCTGTTCTCCATGGATTCAACACATGTTGtctgctgggggagagagatacTAAGGGGAATAAAATGGGGTACCTGAGTAAGGGATGAAATAATAAACCCTGGAACCAGTTGCCAGCAATGAAACATGCCAAGAAAGGTCTTGGCAGAGCATCGCTTTCATCCAGTCTCGGTTCCTCAGGCCTGGTGGGTGTGGCCTGTCATACAATAAATACGGTAAGAGGCTGTATTTAAGGCACgtgtgtttctttcctttttttttttttttttttgctttttgggtcacacccggcgatgcacaggggttactcctgtctctgcactcaggaattactcctggtggtgctcaggggaccgaacccgggttggctgtgtgcaaggcaaacgccctccccgctgtgctattgctccaaccccaaggcaTGTGTTTTTCTAAGAGGGCAGTGAGGGGTCTGCTCTGTCACCTTAAGACTGCACCACAGGGGAGCATTCGGAGCAAGTGGCCACAACAAGCTCAGAGCACACACGGGCCCCAAGACACATGCTCTGTGTTTCCAGAAGAGGTCATGCTCGCTTGGTGAAGGTTGCTCAGGCCGACTAGGTCTCTGGGATAGAGTTCAAAGTGTTCCAAATGCTGGCGCACAATTCCAAACTCCTCATGCCGATGTTTAGAACACTTGGCCTACACAATCCCCATTAGGGGAGTGGAACTTCCCCAGAGAGGTCTGTTCTAACTCTAAAGGCCTCACATGCCCTCTTCATCCCCTTGGATGACTAATGGGTTCGTGTGTCAGGAGGACGGGGAGAACGGTGGTGGGGGCAATTCTAGGCTCCTGGCAGATTCTGTGCCAAGATTCTTTGAATCAGAATGATATTGCCTTGTGTAGACAGCAGAATAACGTGCACGGGGGAACATTAACCCAATAATCTGTGGGGTCTATGACATCTGAGGTGAATAATTTTATTAACCCTGGAATAGTTCAcatatttcaaacaaataaaagccattaaaaaataaatagttgatttggggggttggagcgatagcacagcgggtagggcatttgccttgcatgcggctgacccgggttcaattcccagcatcccatatggtcccccaagcaccgccaggagtaattcctgagtgcagagccaggagtaacccctgtgcatcgccaggtgtgacccaaaaaggaaaaaaaaaagatagttgattTGGACACTGTGGTATGGATTAATTTTTCTAGTGTATTTTGTCATATACCACTAGTACTTAGCAGTTTCTTGATAATACCTGCTGGCTGAATGATTGAAGTACGAACCCTTCTCCACATTCACACTCACCTAACCAGTGGCTCAGTTCCAACAGTGGCTGCAGGGACACAAGTAAATGCCTCTGTCAGCTACAAGGTCACTGGCACATGCCTCTGTCAGCTGCAGGGTCACTGGCACATGCCTCTGTCAGCTGCAGGGACACTGGCACACATCTgtcatggtgctgggattgagctcCAGGCAAAGCCTCCGTGACAGCCCCTGGGGAGAAGGGGATATCGGACTGAAAGGCAGAGTGCACTTGTCTTTCTCCAGTGACCCCTAACGTGGCCATCCTGATCTTCATAGCCAGTGTCAACACAAGAGAAAGGTGCTCTCCACTGAGACAAAGGGTCCCAACCATGGGGCAAGTTTTCAAACACTTCTGACTATGAATCACTGTAAGAATACATTTTATTGTCAAGTGGGAGGGACATCAACTGATCTATAATTGAAACAAAAAAGTGCACAAGTGACATGCCCATTATTCTAGCCAAGCTTGCTACTGCCCATAATGGTTCAGGGGACCCAGACGGTTGATTTTGCAAGCCGTGCAtgtgaaggaagggctttctgaAAGCAACTGCATGGCGtttccttgtatttttttcacagcatTGACTCCCTGGCTTCCCTCTCCATAAACCCTTATTAAATCTTAAGAACATTTTAGTGAACACTCACCAAAGTAACTTCATTGTCCCAGTGTGTATACATCCCTTTTAACATCCcaaacatgtcactgtcactgtcatcccgttgctcaatcggacaccagtaatgtctccattgtgagacttgttactgtttttggcataccaaatatgccacggggagtttgccaggctttgctgtgggggtgaggtactctcagtagcttgccgggctctccgagaggggcggaggaatcgaacccgggttggccgcgtgcaaggcaaacacgccctacccgctgtgctattgctccagcctcaccccaaacatgaaagaaaaatatgctcCCCATCTCAGAGGCAGTCATTTATGGCAGCATCTCTTTATCACTTTATTTGTttaggatttgggggccacacctgtacgTTCTTGGGAGACTACTCCCGGTTatgtgcttagaggaccataccATGcaaaactatctctctggtccctgtaatGCTTTATCCAGTTTGAAACAAGCAATCAAATTTCCAGTGACTGGGAGGAGAATGAAGACTTCCCAACCTCCAAGAACATctctgaggaaagaaagaaaaactagagAAATGGGTGTAGCCACTTTACCTAGCCAGGGATGTAAGCCAGCAGCGAAGCACTTTCCCTgcccatgtgaggtgctgggtttgatctccagcatcacccccccaccaaaaaaaaaaaatcagagttgcTGTTCGACTTGCAAAATGTCATCCACTCTTTCTATTGTTCTTCACAGCCTCACtccctttctttccatctttatttCCTACAGACCTGTTTTTTCTGAAGTCCCAGGACCGTAGGAGGAGGTGGTAGGCAGGGCTGTGCCAGTGGCAGATGTCTTCCTGTTAGAGCCGGTCTCTGTGTGGCTCGCAGTGTCtgctctgtccctgtcccccatGCTGGACCCACCGCTGCAGAGACCTCTGCGCCGGCAGCCCCCTACCCTCAGCAGCTTCCGGGCGGCGGCTCTGTACTTCTTAGAGAGGAGGCTGTAGAGGATGGGGTTGATGGAGGCGCTCAGATAGAAAAGTTGCAAAGCAACGATATTGAAGTACTGTGAGAAGTACATCATCCGGGTGTCTGTCGAGTTGATGTAGATGATTCTGCCCACATGGAAAGGCAACCAGCAAGCGACAAATGTCAGAACCACCACCACTGCAAAACAAGACACCGACACCAGAGTTAGCCAAAGCAGCCGCTTCCAGGAGAGCAGGCTCCACGGAGCTGAACTAAGAATCAACAGCAAGACCAAAGGGACGAAACTTTCACCTCACGATCCCCCAGGACAGACAGAAAAAGAGCAGGTGGCAGGCAGTGTCCACATTGGCTGTAAAGATTGAGCATCGGATCTGCACCACCGCTTGTTGCAGTTGCACGGTGCACCTCTTTCTTCGCGATCGCTTCTCTGAGTGTAATAGGAAACTGGAGGTGAATGTGATCTACCCCCTTCCAAGACCCCTGTGGGCGCCTTCGGCGGCACCTAAGGGAAGGCGGTCGGCTTGAGAGCCTCCAGTGACCCATGTCGGCTCGGCCCGAGCCACGGATCATAGGGGCTTTGGGAGACCATCCCTGGAGGTGGCACCCCGGGGCAGCCCCGCCTCGGGAAGCCGCGGGGTCCCCCAAAGCTGGAGGCCGGAGATGAGCAGCTGGAGCGCGACTCCGAGAAGGAATGCAGGTAGGGGAGGTGAGGGGTCGCGGGGGGCACTTACCTAGGACGCGGATGACGCGCCGGTGGCCCCGCTCCCGCCCCGAGGCCGCGGGGCGTCCCGGCGGGCCCCGGCTCCGCCACAGCTGGCGTGAGACGAGCCCGTAGAGGACGCTGAGGCCCAGGAAGGGCAGCACGAAGTAGGCGGTGGTGACCCAGAGCACGACGCGCAGGGCGCCCTCCAGCGCTGGGCTTGGCCGGCACTCGCGGCTGAACAGTGCCGCCGCCTCCAGCCCCGACGGCGGCGCGGCCGTGCCGTTCGGGGCGGCGCTGGGGTCCCGCTGCACGCCCACCAGGAAGAAGAAGGGCGCGGCCGAGAGCAGCGCCACGGCCCAGAGCGCGGCCAGCAGCCCGCGGACGCGCCGTCTGGTGACCAGCACGCGCGCCCGCAGCGGGCGGCACACGGCCAGGTAGCGCTCGGCGCCCAGCGCCGTCACGTGCAGCAGAGACGCGTAGGTGCCGCCCTCGCCCAGCGACAGCGACAGGCGGCACAGCAGCGAGCCGAACACCCAGGGCCGCGAGCGCCACAGGCGGTACAGGTCGAACGGCAGCCCGAGCAGCACCAGCAGGTCGGCGCCCGCCAGGCTGCCCAGGTACAGGTCGGTGGTGCCGCGCGCCCTCCGCGCGCGCCAGGCCAGCAGCGCCGTCAGCGCGTTGCCGCCCACCCCGACGGCGAACAGGCCCAGGCACACGGCGGTGGCGGGCACCAGCGCCCGCAGCGGGAAGGCAGAGCAGCGGCGCTCGTCGCACGGCAGCGCGCCCGCGCCCTCGACGCCCGCGCTGCGGTTCCAGGGGCTGCCCATGGGCCCCGCGCGGGAAGCGCCGTCCCACGGGTGCCGTGCGGGGACCCGGGCGCCGCCGTGTGGGGACCCGGACGCCGCGGTGCAGGGACCCCGGACCCCGCGGTGTAGGCACCCCGGACGCCGCCGTTCAGGGAGCCGGGCGCCCGGGGCGAGCAGAGCGCagtgcccggccccgcccccctccccggccccgcccccgctccctcCCAGACCCGGGGTTTCCAAGGTGTTTCCATCAGCTTCTGGAACACGGAGGAGGTAGCCTGAGCTCAGGAACGCTGTCAGTTTGGAGATTAATTTCTGTCCCCTGGACGTTTGTTCCAGCAGCCAGTGGGCTGCGTGTGCTACTGGGGTCGGGGGCAAACGGGGTGGGTTTCTGTGGGAACCCACTAAGGACTGCGTCCCGCTAGGACTCTCGCCTTCTTGAGCCAGCCCAGCTTGACCAAGTCAGACCACTTCTGTAGGCGCAGGAGTGTCGTGGTGGAGGGAGTTGGCCGCAGTCTTACAGCCCTGAAGTCTATGGACAGCACCAGAATAAGAAAAACGGCTCTCATTCGTATGCAGACTTAATGAGTTTTTGAGCACGTGCTATGTCGTTCCTgtgtacaaaatattttatgaatttaaa
The nucleotide sequence above comes from Sorex araneus isolate mSorAra2 chromosome 1, mSorAra2.pri, whole genome shotgun sequence. Encoded proteins:
- the MLNR gene encoding motilin receptor; translation: MGSPWNRSAGVEGAGALPCDERRCSAFPLRALVPATAVCLGLFAVGVGGNALTALLAWRARRARGTTDLYLGSLAGADLLVLLGLPFDLYRLWRSRPWVFGSLLCRLSLSLGEGGTYASLLHVTALGAERYLAVCRPLRARVLVTRRRVRGLLAALWAVALLSAAPFFFLVGVQRDPSAAPNGTAAPPSGLEAAALFSRECRPSPALEGALRVVLWVTTAYFVLPFLGLSVLYGLVSRQLWRSRGPPGRPAASGRERGHRRVIRVLVVVVLTFVACWLPFHVGRIIYINSTDTRMMYFSQYFNIVALQLFYLSASINPILYSLLSKKYRAAARKLLRVGGCRRRGLCSGGSSMGDRDRADTASHTETGSNRKTSATGTALPTTSSYGPGTSEKTGL